The Solanum lycopersicum chromosome 9, SLM_r2.1 genome window below encodes:
- the LOC138338362 gene encoding uncharacterized protein: MEKYIPQALRDRRRNEFLILEQGRMYVASYKTKFRALSRYATKICFSPQERIRHFVKGLRSDLQILALQVAAAAKSFQKVVDFVIVVEGSYRPPIVRGRGCHRRGRHSGGRGGQGNGGHQISRGSGHAGATAAQHDRGNGQTCDRAHCYAFPGRFEVDTSDALITNCNAKTVTLAKPGTDSLVWEGNYIFTQVHIISFFPAKRMFSKGCLAFLAHLRDDTSQVHSIEFVSIVREFPDVFPADLPGTRLDLSSAFHAQTDVQSEQTIQVLEDMLRASGIEFGGHWDNFLHLEEFSYNNSYHSSIDMAPFEGEQVLLKVSPMKGVMRFGKRGKLSPRYNGQFEVLKRVGEVAYELALPLGLSGVHPVFHVSMLKKYHGDGNYIIRWDSVLLDENLSYDEERVAILDREVRKLRSKDIASIKVQWKNRPVEESTWENETDMQERYPHLFTSSGTLSLPCFSSCNPSRTNYG; the protein is encoded by the exons atggagaagtatataccccaggctttgagggataggaggagaaaTGAGTTCCTGATCCTAGAACAAGGAAGGATGTATGTTGCTTCTTATAAGACCAAATTTCGTGcgctatccaggtatgccactaagatttgcttcagtccacaagagcggattcgccactttgtgaaaggattgaggtcggATTTGCAGATCctagccttacaggtagctgctgcagcaaaatcctttcagaaagtggttgattttgtgatagtggtggagggg agttacagacccccaatagttagaggtagaggttgtCATaggagaggccgccattctggaggacgtggtggccaaggtaatggtggtcaccaaatcagccgaGGTAGCGGGCATGCTGGagctactgcagcgcaacatgatAGGGGCAATGGGCAGACatgtgatagggcccattgttatgctttccccgggaggtttGAAGTAGACACATCTGATGCTCTTATCAcaa attgtaatgctaaaactgtgacattggccaagcctgggacagattcgttagtgtgggagggaaACTACATTTTCACTCaagttcatatcatctccttttttCCTGCTAAGAGAATgtttagtaagggttgtttagctttcttggcacatctcagggatgatacttcccaagtacaTTCGATTGAGTTTgtctcgatagtccgtgagtttccggatgtgtttcccgcagaccttcctg gtactaggttggatcttagtagtGCATTTCACGCTCAGACCGATGTTCAGTCTGAGcaaacgattcaggtgttggaggatatgcttcgtgcaagtgggatagaatttggtggtcattgggataacttcttacacTTAgaagagttttcatacaataatagctatcactcaagtattgatatggccccatttgag ggtgagcaagtcttgctgaaggtttcacccatgaaaggggtgatgcggtttggtaagcgaggtaagcttagtccgagatATAATGGTcaatttgaagttctgaagcgcgtgggggaggtggcttatgaattggcattgcctctaGGACtttcaggagtgcacccggtatttcatgtgtctatgctgaaaaaataccatggggatggaaactacattattcgttgggattcagttcttcttgatgagaatttgtcttatgacgAGGAGcgtgttgccattttagatagagaagtccgcaagttgagatcaaaggatattgcatctatcaaggttcagtggaagaatcggccagttgaagagtccacttgggagaatgagactgatatgcaagaaagatatccacatctttttacaagTTCGGGTACTCTTTCTCTcccttgcttttcttcttgtAATCCTTCGAGGACGAActatgggtaa